In Syntrophomonadaceae bacterium, the genomic window CCGACAACAACCTCGCGGAGCGTCTTCTCAGAATATTTAAACGAAAGCAACGGCAGGTTATGTCTTTCAGAAGTTTTAAAAGTCTCGAATACCTCTGCCAGAGTTTAACGATGTTAGCTCGCCTAAGCAATGACGAAGCAAATCTGTATGAAAGCACTTCTCGCATCTTTGCATGATTTTTATTGTGTAATTTTTGGCTGCCACAGGGTTGCTGTCCCTATGGCAGCTATTTTTAGTCGGCGTCAGCATGACCACCCGTCTGAACAGTAACGACACCATACTTGGGGAACACAAAGGGATAGTTCTTTTGTGTCGATGGAAGAATCCTTTATTTGTTACCCTTAGCAGGGGTGGTTGCACCCGCTCGGTGCTGTGAATACAGCCGACGGGAAGCCGTTACGGTAAGGCCTAGCCAGCATCCGTTATCAAGCCTTGGAGCCGGGAAATAAGGGTCACCATACTAAAGATCGCCTGTACATGGGACACAGCCGGTGGGAATTAAGGGGACACCTTACTGAATTATTGCCTGGCAAGGCGTCTTTTGTCGTCTAAGTAATAAATGGGACGCACACAATTATCTTCACATTTAAGACCGGAGCTCAAATGCAATTCACTATACCACGGATAGCAAGAACAATGATATTGAGTCAGGCTAAAAAGCCGGGGTTCCCTCGTCTGTGATTACAGTAACGTTGCACAAAGTTTTGATTAGTTGGGAAGAAATCTAGAGGTGCATGAAATTAATGCAACTATTTACTATTGATCAAAGAAAGAAACTGCTGGAAAAAGAGTTGAGTCGTATTGTAGAAATCCTCTGGAGAGACTATGAACCGGAGAGGATAATCCTATTTGGTTCAATGACCGAAGGCGATGTGCATGAGTGGAGCGATATTGACCTTTTGATCATAAAAGATACCTCGAAGCGGCCGATAGACAGGATCTTGGAGGTAAGTTGTTTAATTATGCCAAAAGTCGGCATCGACTTGTTTGTTTATACCCCCGATGAGGTTGAAGCCCTTATGCAAGGAAAGTATACTTTTTTTAGCGAGATAGTTGCAAAGGGGAAAGTGATATATGAGAAGTGAAGCTAAGGAGTGGCTTAAACACAAGGGGACGGTTCTTTTGTGTTTTTTTGCAAGAACTTTTTCCACAAAGTTGCAAGTTATTTTTCCATAGTGTTGTATCTCCAATTTCCATAATGTTGCAGGGTTCGACGATTCAATCCGTCTTTCCGCCATTTTGGAAGATTCGAGGCAGTGTTCAGAGAGCATACGCTCCAGTTCAAGTACATAGTCTGCAAGCTCACATGCTTCACAGGCTTTTTCGATATAAAGGCTTTGCATTATTTGTCAGTTTGCTGGGATAGGTTCAGTCGGATGCAGGATATTTGGCTTGAAGTATTAGCTAGTTTTCCTCACCAGCCTCCTGCAATATGCTGGAAAATAATCTTTCAGAGATACGAAAATCCGTTTCAATCATAGCTTCCAGTATCGGCCTGACTTCGGAAATCAGCCCATTTCGCTTGGCAAGCAAAAGTAGCCCTACGCTACCCATTACTTTTATACCTAATGTCCTTGCTATCTTACGGGCAGCAAGGTCATCTAGCAGAACACGAGAAGCACTGATCTGGATGGATAATTTAATACATTCTGTTTCGCCCAAACCCAAACGAATCCCTGTCAACCTAGAATTTTTTTCAAGAACGTGCTGGACTGTTATCCAAGGTGGGATGGGCTGACATCCAAAAACCTCTTCCCGGACTGCCGCAGGTATAATTATTTTGTTGAATATTCCATGAACTAGCTCAAGCTGGTCAATTCGCGAAAAAATTATTATCGGGCTGGAATTGGAGACAGTAACAGTTTCCTGCACTTTTTTAAATCTCCTTTGAATTCAAGATTTCTTCCTGGAATTCGGTATTATCCATATCCAAAAAGGGAATACCCAAGCGGGAAGCATAACGCACAAATTCAAACCGTTCCATTCCGAGTAGTTCCGCTGCTTTCCCGCTGGAAATTTCCCTCAACCGATATAATTCAAAAACAAGCAATTCCCTGACAGAATCCTCAAGTTGCGAAGTTCTCATTGGAATAAGATCTAATAATTCTCTGTCGAGGTATAAAGGTACCCGGTGCATAAGGACCACCCCTTGCAAGATTAAATGTTACCTGTATTATATCAGATTAAGGGGACACCATACTAAATTATTGTTTGGCATGGCGTCTTTTGTCGTCAATCATTTTGTTGCGGTGGCTATTTCTGGCGTATGAAAGTCACGATCACCAGTTATATGGGACATGGGGAAAGCTTGCCCCGCCTATTCTGCAGGGATATGAGGACTGGTCTGCATGGCTTAAAGAATAAGCAGAGTATGAAGAAAATGATATACTGTTGCATTACATTAGATTGGCTTCGATTGGCGCCAGAAAACAACCTTGAACTGACCTGTGCCGTCTTTTTGGTTTAAAAAATCGACCTTTATCCCGGCATCTGCACAGCTATCAATAATCCTTGGTATGCCGGATCCCAATTCCCTGTAAGGTATTTCCGGCATCAGTTTGATATGGGATAAAATAACTGGATTTCTGGCAACCCTGACGCCTGCCTTGATGGATTCAATATCTAGCGTGTTTGGTAAAGCCCCGGGACTTATAATCTCCACCCTGTTATCGAAAACAAATATTCTGATGTTGCTTGAGATAAAATAATTTCTGTGGATTATAGCGTTTACAAGCGCTTCCTGGATAGCTATTTCTGGTATTTCCAATATTCCAAGACTATTGAAGTTCTGACCGTTTTGAAGTTTTTTAAGCTGTCTTTTAATGAACGCCATGCCGTCTTCGTAAAGCCTTACAATATTGCCGCGTATGTCTTCGCTTTCCCGGTATTTCACACCTGCGACATCGTTTCCATACCATGAAACGGCGGCGATATAAAACTGACTTATTCTAAAATACGATTTTCTTCCAAAAAGCACTAGGCCGGCAATAGTGCAGAAATTTCCCGACATCAGCTTCATGTTGTGCAGGATTCTTTCCGGCTGCATCTTAATTTTGTCATGTTTTCCGCCCATTTTATTCTCCAGAAATTCCTCCACCAGGTCCATATCCAAATCTTTAACTGATGTACCTTCAATAATTTGTTCGTCTGCAAAAAGAAAGGCAGATTCCTGAAGAAGTCTTTTTATTTCTTCACGTTTGGCCTTTCTTTTGTCTGCGCCGACTTTCACCCAGATATCGCTGCCGTTTGACGTGTAGAATTTATGCTGCCCCAAAGGAATGTTAATCACAATCACAATTTTGTTTTCATATTTTATATTTTCCGTTGTGACAGAAATAGGCGGATTTATTTTTTGAGAGCAGACATTTGATATCATCTGATTTAAACGCTTTATCTCATCCTTGGCAAGCCCCTTTATATCGCCGCTATCGCTGACGCCAACAATAATTCTTCCCCCCAGTGAATTAGCGAAAGCGCCTATTTCGGCAGCCAAAGCGTCGGGGCTATTGAATGTCTCCTTAAATTGAATTTTAGAATCTTCGCCAAGCTGCAATATATTTATTAATTCTTCAAGATTCATTTATCCTTACCTCGAATATGCTTTTTCCAAATTCAGTATATCACTGCGCCATTTTGCATGTCAATGCCACATATACACGGGGACGGGTTCCTTGTCCCGCCCGAGGTCACTGCGGCCTGCGGGCCGGGCGGGGAGCTGGTGGAATGGCTTGAAAAACTGTCTATGGTAAAGGCGGAAAATTATCAGTGGCTCTTTCCAAATATTATGTTAAAATAGAGGGGCAAAGGACAGAATAGACAGAGAAGAATAGGAAGTGGCATTGGACCAGTGGGAGAATACCTAAAACCCAAGGGCAGACTTTGAGGTGGGGGAATTAAAGGGACACTATGCTAAATTATTGCCTGGCATGGCGTCTTTTGTCATCTAAGTAATAAATGGGACGCACACAATTATCTGGACATTTAAGACCGGTGATATCTGTGGATGGCTGTCTTTATATGTAGAACTCAATCCTGTTTGTGCCGGAATCGTTCAAAATACAGAAGATTATATCTGGTCGATCGGCGCTGTAAGGGGAGTTGATAGCCTTCTCTGATCAACCAAAAAGGTAGCGTTGGTACTGAGGACTTTCTGTGGCAATATTTTACATAACGGAGCGACAGTGGGAAATTTTTTGGGGTATAATTACTTAAAGGCTTTGCCCAAAGGAGGTTCTAAGCATCTACAGATTAACTAAACAAAATTAAACAAAACCCTTAAAACATTGACACCAAACACATGTTCTTGTTATGATATTAGCAGGGGAGGTGGTGTCGATGGAAAAGCTTTTAACATCGCATCAGGCAGCAAGACTGTTAAACGTATGGCCACATACCTTGTGTCGCTGGGAAAAAGCAGGAAAAATAAAACCCTTGCACACACCAGGCGGCCATAGACGTTATAAAGAGACACAATTAATGGCATTGATTGGTGAAGATAGAGTGGAAGACATGATCGCAATAGTGACCAGTTTTTCCGCCAGGATATACGGTAAGCGCGGCGGAAGAGTAGCAAAAAAAAACTGACCACTATTATAGAAGAGGAGGTGGCTGCCGGTGAAGACCACCGTTAGAGGCGTTATTCTTCAGCCAACGGACGACGAAAAAACCTTCCTCGACGACCTCATGAATCGTTACTGCGCCGCGGTAAGATGGTCCT contains:
- a CDS encoding putative DNA binding domain-containing protein, coding for MNLEELINILQLGEDSKIQFKETFNSPDALAAEIGAFANSLGGRIIVGVSDSGDIKGLAKDEIKRLNQMISNVCSQKINPPISVTTENIKYENKIVIVINIPLGQHKFYTSNGSDIWVKVGADKRKAKREEIKRLLQESAFLFADEQIIEGTSVKDLDMDLVEEFLENKMGGKHDKIKMQPERILHNMKLMSGNFCTIAGLVLFGRKSYFRISQFYIAAVSWYGNDVAGVKYRESEDIRGNIVRLYEDGMAFIKRQLKKLQNGQNFNSLGILEIPEIAIQEALVNAIIHRNYFISSNIRIFVFDNRVEIISPGALPNTLDIESIKAGVRVARNPVILSHIKLMPEIPYRELGSGIPRIIDSCADAGIKVDFLNQKDGTGQFKVVFWRQSKPI
- a CDS encoding nucleotidyltransferase domain-containing protein, coding for MQLFTIDQRKKLLEKELSRIVEILWRDYEPERIILFGSMTEGDVHEWSDIDLLIIKDTSKRPIDRILEVSCLIMPKVGIDLFVYTPDEVEALMQGKYTFFSEIVAKGKVIYEK
- a CDS encoding DUF3368 domain-containing protein is translated as MQETVTVSNSSPIIIFSRIDQLELVHGIFNKIIIPAAVREEVFGCQPIPPWITVQHVLEKNSRLTGIRLGLGETECIKLSIQISASRVLLDDLAARKIARTLGIKVMGSVGLLLLAKRNGLISEVRPILEAMIETDFRISERLFSSILQEAGEEN
- a CDS encoding UPF0175 family protein — its product is MHRVPLYLDRELLDLIPMRTSQLEDSVRELLVFELYRLREISSGKAAELLGMERFEFVRYASRLGIPFLDMDNTEFQEEILNSKEI